The Azospirillum brasilense genome window below encodes:
- the ccmI gene encoding c-type cytochrome biogenesis protein CcmI, with protein sequence MLFWIVAAALTAAVVLLIVPPLLRKPEGAAEERAAYDLEVYRDQLGELERDQGRGLISEAQAAAARAEIGRRMLAIADRGKGPVKNGAKDAKKGKPTAARTPRSAMALAALLAVLLPLGTLAVYGKLGRPELPAQPLASRNLDHERGGPPKNVLAAMDKLKAQLAETPDDPQGWAILGQAYAKMGRLPEAADALGKAVALAGDDLELLGSYGEVLISANGGTVPDEARKTFDRVLAKDPTEPRARFYAALARFQAGDSKDALERWSALLAESHADAPWVPIVRTQIAEAAKALNLDPAKVTPEPLPAQQQPPVAQNQGQGQGQAQGQTEGEDQQQMIRGMVDGLAARLEANPDDVDGWLRLSRSYGVMGESAKAIDAARKARERAPQRPDVLVAYASALLSAEPRSSKPGPMPEEAVASLRQALAAEPDNRDALWLLGLNAAGIGQTTEATDLWTRLLAQFKPEEPEYTLIRARLDSLKAGG encoded by the coding sequence ATGCTGTTCTGGATCGTCGCCGCCGCCCTGACGGCGGCCGTGGTGCTGCTGATCGTGCCGCCGCTGCTGAGGAAGCCCGAGGGCGCCGCCGAGGAGCGCGCCGCCTACGACCTGGAGGTCTACCGCGACCAGCTGGGCGAGCTGGAGCGCGACCAGGGCCGCGGCCTGATCAGCGAGGCGCAGGCCGCCGCCGCCCGCGCCGAGATCGGCCGCCGCATGCTGGCCATCGCCGACCGCGGCAAGGGCCCAGTGAAGAATGGGGCGAAGGACGCGAAGAAGGGCAAGCCCACCGCCGCCCGCACCCCGCGCAGCGCCATGGCGCTGGCCGCCCTGCTGGCCGTCCTGCTGCCGCTCGGCACGCTGGCCGTCTATGGCAAGCTGGGCCGTCCCGAGCTGCCGGCCCAGCCGCTGGCCTCGCGCAATCTCGACCATGAGCGCGGCGGGCCGCCGAAGAACGTGCTGGCGGCGATGGACAAGCTGAAGGCCCAGCTCGCCGAGACCCCCGACGACCCGCAGGGCTGGGCCATCCTCGGCCAGGCCTACGCCAAGATGGGCCGCCTGCCCGAGGCCGCCGACGCGCTGGGCAAGGCGGTGGCCCTGGCCGGCGACGATCTGGAGCTTCTCGGCAGCTATGGCGAGGTTCTGATCTCGGCCAACGGCGGCACCGTGCCGGACGAGGCCCGCAAGACCTTCGACCGCGTGCTGGCGAAGGACCCGACGGAGCCGCGCGCCCGCTTCTACGCCGCGCTGGCCCGCTTCCAGGCCGGCGACAGCAAGGACGCGCTGGAGCGCTGGAGCGCCCTGCTCGCCGAGTCCCACGCCGACGCGCCCTGGGTGCCGATCGTCCGGACGCAGATCGCGGAGGCCGCCAAGGCGCTGAACCTCGACCCGGCCAAGGTGACGCCGGAACCGCTGCCCGCCCAGCAACAGCCGCCGGTCGCCCAAAACCAGGGTCAGGGCCAGGGTCAGGCGCAGGGCCAGACCGAGGGCGAGGACCAGCAGCAGATGATCCGCGGCATGGTCGACGGTCTGGCCGCCCGGCTGGAGGCCAACCCGGACGACGTGGACGGCTGGCTGCGGCTGTCGCGCTCCTACGGCGTGATGGGCGAGTCGGCGAAGGCCATCGACGCCGCCCGCAAGGCGCGGGAACGCGCCCCCCAGCGGCCCGACGTGCTGGTCGCCTACGCCTCCGCCCTGCTGTCGGCGGAGCCGCGGAGCAGCAAGCCCGGCCCGATGCCGGAGGAGGCCGTCGCCTCGCTCCGTCAGGCGCTGGCGGCCGAGCCCGACAACCGCGACGCGCTCTGGCTGCTCGGCCTGAACGCCGCGGGCATCGGCCAGACCACGGAGGCCACCGATCTGTGGACCCGCCTGCTGGCCCAGTTCAAGCCGGAGGAGCCGGAATACACGCTGATTCGCGCCCGCCTCGACTCGCTGAAGGCCGGGGGCTGA
- a CDS encoding cytochrome c-type biogenesis protein, which yields MRALLLAVLLALTPVAASAVQPDEVLKDPALEGRAREISKDLRCLVCQNQSIDDSNAPLARDLRVLVRERLTAGDSNQQVLSFVTDRYGDYVLLRPPFKATTLFLWIGPFVILAIGGVVTALYLRGRKGAAADGPMTAGGDTAPLTEDERRRLDALLRKDKA from the coding sequence GTGAGAGCCCTCCTTCTCGCCGTCCTGCTGGCGTTGACCCCGGTCGCCGCCTCCGCCGTCCAGCCCGACGAGGTGCTGAAGGACCCGGCGCTGGAGGGCCGTGCGCGGGAGATCAGCAAGGACCTGCGCTGCCTCGTCTGCCAGAACCAGTCGATCGACGATTCCAACGCGCCGCTCGCCCGCGACCTGCGCGTGCTGGTCCGCGAGCGGCTGACCGCCGGCGACAGCAACCAGCAGGTGCTGAGCTTCGTCACCGACCGCTACGGCGACTATGTGCTGCTGCGCCCGCCCTTCAAGGCGACGACGCTGTTCCTGTGGATCGGCCCCTTCGTGATCCTGGCCATCGGCGGCGTCGTGACGGCCCTGTACCTGCGCGGGCGGAAGGGGGCTGCCGCCGATGGCCCGATGACCGCGGGCGGCGACACCGCCCCGCTGACCGAGGACGAGCGGCGGCGCCTGGACGCCCTGCTCCGCAAGGACAAAGCCTGA
- a CDS encoding DsbE family thiol:disulfide interchange protein: protein MRRLIYLLPLLLFVGVGVAFLRGFDRDPRDIPSALIDKPAPEFSLPPLPGHKEGLSNATLKGDVTLVNVFASWCIPCKAEHPIITRLAREQGVTVRGINHKDKAEDAIAWLNRNGDPYASIGVDLDGRVSIDWGVYGVPETFLLDRQGRIRFKHVGPLTPQVVEEQILPMVKHLRSAS, encoded by the coding sequence ATGCGCCGCCTGATCTATCTGTTGCCGCTGCTGCTGTTCGTCGGTGTCGGCGTGGCCTTCCTGCGCGGGTTCGACCGCGACCCGCGCGACATTCCCTCCGCCCTGATCGACAAGCCGGCGCCGGAATTCTCGCTGCCGCCGCTGCCGGGCCACAAGGAAGGGCTGTCCAACGCGACGCTGAAGGGCGACGTCACGCTGGTGAACGTCTTCGCCTCCTGGTGCATCCCCTGCAAGGCCGAGCACCCGATCATCACCCGGCTCGCCCGCGAGCAGGGCGTGACGGTGCGCGGCATCAACCACAAGGACAAGGCGGAGGACGCCATCGCCTGGCTGAACCGCAACGGCGATCCCTACGCCAGCATCGGCGTCGACCTGGACGGCCGCGTGTCCATCGACTGGGGCGTCTACGGCGTGCCGGAGACCTTCCTGCTCGACCGCCAGGGCCGCATCCGCTTCAAGCATGTCGGCCCCCTGACCCCGCAGGTGGTCGAGGAGCAGATCCTGCCCATGGTCAAGCATCTGCGGAGCGCGTCGTGA
- a CDS encoding heme lyase CcmF/NrfE family subunit, whose translation MIPELGHYALVLALFVALVQSGVPLVGAATGNAAWMGVARPAAIAQLLLVLVAYGALTWAHVVSDFSVSNVVQNSHSMKPMLYKVSGVWGNHEGSMMLWVVMLTAFGAAVGIFGRNLPPSLKARVISVQGMIGVGFLLFILITSNPFLRVVPAPLDGNDLNPLLQDPGLAFHPPFLYAGYVGFSIAFSFAVAALIEGRVDPAWARWVRPWTLAAWSTLTAGIALGSWWAYYELGWGGWWYWDPVENASFMPWLAGTALLHSAIVVEKRDALKTWTILLAIITFSLSLMGTFLVRSGILTSVHAFAVDPARGVFILVLLAIATGGSLLLYSVRAPSLKTGGLFAPVSREGSLVLNNLLLSTATATVFIGTLYPLFLDVLDLGKVSVGPPFFNATFIPVAIPMVIAMVIGPFLAWKRADLLGALTRLWTAGVATVACVAIAAYVTNGGGPLLALVGVALAAWAFFGSIAEFAERIRLFRIPVKDSWNRAVNLPRSAWGMTIAHASMGIAIAGMTGTSAWQSETIKAMKPGDNATVGAYAVHFDRVGAVQGPNYSAEQGVFTVTRDGKTIATLTPQRRSYPVTRMTTTEAAIHTTWLSDVYVALGDPTQNGTAWTVRLYHHPLVPWIWIGSLGMMLGGLVSLSDRRFRVGAPERRRAAKGNLQPAE comes from the coding sequence GTGATTCCCGAACTCGGCCATTACGCGCTGGTGCTGGCGCTGTTCGTGGCGCTGGTGCAGTCCGGCGTCCCCCTGGTGGGTGCCGCCACCGGCAACGCCGCCTGGATGGGCGTCGCCCGCCCCGCCGCCATCGCGCAGTTGCTGCTGGTGCTGGTCGCCTACGGCGCCCTGACCTGGGCCCATGTGGTGTCGGACTTCAGCGTGTCGAACGTGGTCCAGAACAGCCACTCGATGAAGCCGATGCTCTACAAGGTGTCGGGCGTGTGGGGGAACCACGAAGGCTCGATGATGCTGTGGGTCGTCATGCTGACGGCGTTCGGCGCGGCCGTCGGCATCTTCGGGCGCAACCTGCCGCCCTCGCTGAAGGCCCGCGTCATCTCCGTCCAGGGCATGATCGGCGTCGGCTTCCTGCTGTTCATCCTGATCACGTCGAACCCCTTCCTGCGCGTGGTGCCGGCGCCGCTCGACGGCAACGACCTGAACCCGCTGTTGCAGGACCCCGGCCTCGCCTTCCACCCGCCCTTCCTCTACGCGGGCTATGTCGGTTTCTCCATCGCCTTCTCCTTCGCGGTCGCCGCCCTGATCGAGGGGCGCGTCGACCCGGCCTGGGCGCGCTGGGTGCGGCCCTGGACGCTGGCCGCCTGGTCGACGCTGACCGCCGGCATCGCGCTCGGCTCCTGGTGGGCCTATTACGAGCTGGGCTGGGGCGGCTGGTGGTACTGGGACCCGGTCGAGAACGCCTCCTTCATGCCCTGGCTGGCCGGCACCGCGCTGCTGCACTCCGCCATCGTGGTGGAGAAGCGCGACGCGCTGAAGACCTGGACCATCCTGCTGGCGATCATCACCTTCTCGCTGTCGCTGATGGGCACCTTCCTGGTGCGCTCGGGCATCCTGACCTCGGTCCACGCCTTCGCGGTGGACCCGGCGCGCGGCGTCTTCATCCTGGTCCTGCTGGCGATCGCCACCGGCGGCTCGCTGCTGCTCTACTCCGTGCGGGCGCCCAGCCTGAAGACCGGCGGCCTGTTCGCCCCGGTCAGCCGCGAGGGCTCGCTGGTGCTGAACAACCTGCTGCTGTCCACCGCGACGGCGACGGTGTTCATCGGCACGCTCTACCCGCTGTTCCTCGACGTGCTCGACCTCGGCAAGGTGTCGGTCGGCCCGCCCTTCTTCAACGCCACCTTCATCCCGGTCGCCATCCCGATGGTGATCGCCATGGTGATCGGTCCCTTCCTGGCCTGGAAGCGCGCCGACCTGCTGGGCGCCCTGACCCGGCTGTGGACGGCCGGCGTGGCGACCGTGGCCTGCGTCGCCATCGCCGCCTACGTCACCAACGGCGGCGGGCCGCTGCTGGCGCTGGTCGGGGTCGCGCTCGCCGCCTGGGCCTTCTTCGGCTCGATCGCCGAGTTCGCCGAGCGCATCCGCCTGTTCCGCATCCCGGTCAAGGACAGCTGGAACCGCGCGGTCAACCTGCCGCGCAGCGCCTGGGGGATGACCATCGCCCACGCCTCCATGGGCATCGCCATCGCCGGCATGACCGGCACCTCGGCCTGGCAGAGCGAGACGATCAAGGCGATGAAGCCGGGCGACAACGCCACGGTCGGCGCCTACGCCGTTCACTTCGATCGCGTCGGCGCGGTGCAGGGGCCGAACTACAGCGCCGAGCAGGGCGTCTTCACCGTCACCCGCGACGGCAAGACCATCGCCACCCTGACGCCGCAGCGCCGCAGCTACCCGGTCACCCGCATGACGACGACCGAGGCGGCGATCCACACCACCTGGCTGTCCGACGTCTACGTGGCGCTGGGCGACCCGACGCAGAACGGCACGGCCTGGACCGTGCGGCTGTACCATCACCCGCTGGTGCCGTGGATCTGGATCGGCTCGCTGGGGATGATGCTGGGCGGGCTGGTCAGCCTGTCCGACCGCCGCTTCCGCGTCGGCGCCCCGGAGCGCCGCCGCGCCGCCAAGGGCAATCTTCAGCCCGCCGAGTAA
- the ccmE gene encoding cytochrome c maturation protein CcmE: MTRKKRRLYMLGLALLGLGAATALTLTAFEDNIVFFFSPTQLQTQDIGDRNFRLGGLVEEGSVSKMPDGVTTRFRVTDTVHTVAVSYRGQLPDLFREGQGVITEGRMINGVFQAREVLAKHDENYMPPEVAAALKEAEHFKANSKEQKPSS, translated from the coding sequence ATGACCCGCAAGAAACGGCGCCTCTACATGCTGGGCCTCGCCCTGCTGGGCCTTGGCGCGGCCACCGCCCTGACGCTGACGGCGTTCGAGGACAACATCGTCTTCTTCTTCAGCCCCACGCAGTTGCAGACCCAGGACATCGGCGACCGCAACTTCCGCCTGGGCGGCCTCGTCGAGGAGGGCAGCGTCAGCAAGATGCCCGACGGGGTGACGACGCGGTTCCGCGTCACCGACACGGTGCACACCGTCGCCGTCAGCTACCGCGGCCAGCTTCCCGACCTGTTCCGCGAGGGTCAGGGCGTCATCACGGAAGGCCGCATGATCAACGGCGTCTTCCAGGCGCGCGAGGTGCTGGCCAAGCACGACGAGAACTACATGCCGCCGGAGGTCGCCGCCGCGTTGAAGGAGGCGGAGCACTTCAAGGCGAACTCGAAGGAGCAGAAGCCCAGCTCGTGA
- the ccmD gene encoding heme exporter protein CcmD, with the protein MAEFFAMGGYAAYVWSSYALAALVMVGLLVATLKALRGAETTLKALEGSRPPRRRRARNGAAASPAAEVGEG; encoded by the coding sequence ATGGCAGAGTTTTTCGCGATGGGCGGCTACGCCGCGTATGTCTGGTCGTCCTACGCGCTGGCGGCGCTGGTGATGGTCGGCCTGCTGGTCGCCACGCTGAAGGCGCTGCGCGGCGCCGAGACGACCCTGAAGGCGCTGGAAGGCAGCCGCCCGCCGCGGCGGCGCCGGGCGCGCAACGGAGCCGCGGCGTCGCCCGCGGCGGAGGTTGGTGAAGGATGA
- a CDS encoding heme ABC transporter permease, with the protein MHRFANPARFQRLSAAILPWTAGATVILLIVGLYVALIGSPRDYQQGDTVRIMYIHVPAAWMSLFVYVNMAIAAACGLVWKHPLADLFAKAAAPVGAGFTFICLVTGSLWGAPMWGTWWVWDARLTSVLILFFLYLGYMALVNAFDDPQRGTRAGNVLLLVGIVNVPIIKFSVDWWNTLHQPASVIRMGGPTIDGSMLVPLLVMALGFTAYFITVVLLRLRAEIVQRKIQTMRLTEAQG; encoded by the coding sequence ATGCATCGATTTGCAAATCCTGCCCGCTTCCAGCGCCTGTCGGCGGCGATCCTGCCCTGGACGGCGGGGGCGACCGTGATCCTGCTGATCGTCGGGCTCTACGTCGCGCTGATCGGCTCGCCCCGCGACTATCAGCAGGGCGACACCGTGCGGATCATGTACATCCATGTGCCCGCCGCCTGGATGAGCCTGTTCGTCTACGTCAACATGGCCATCGCCGCCGCCTGCGGGCTGGTGTGGAAGCACCCGTTGGCCGACCTGTTCGCCAAGGCGGCCGCCCCGGTCGGCGCCGGCTTCACCTTCATCTGCCTCGTCACCGGCTCGCTGTGGGGCGCGCCGATGTGGGGGACGTGGTGGGTGTGGGACGCGCGGCTGACCAGCGTGCTGATCCTGTTCTTCCTCTATCTCGGCTACATGGCGCTGGTGAACGCCTTCGACGACCCGCAGCGCGGGACGCGGGCGGGCAACGTGCTGCTTCTCGTCGGCATCGTGAACGTGCCGATCATCAAATTCTCGGTGGACTGGTGGAACACCCTGCACCAGCCGGCCAGCGTCATCCGCATGGGCGGGCCGACCATCGACGGGTCCATGCTGGTCCCGCTGCTGGTCATGGCGCTGGGCTTCACCGCCTACTTCATCACGGTGGTCCTGCTGCGCCTGCGGGCGGAGATCGTGCAACGCAAGATCCAGACGATGCGCCTGACCGAGGCGCAGGGCTGA
- the gcvA gene encoding transcriptional regulator GcvA, with product MAYRLPPLNTLRLFEAAGRHQSFKAAAEELHLTPSAVSHGIQTLEEWLGVELFLRGNRSLSLTPAGHAYLPRVREALQSLALATESVPGRAPSGRLSVSAAPTFALRWLIPRLPAFQERHPAITVALDTAHRVVEFPRDGIDAGIRLGRGDWPGLAALKLMEEDLVPVAAPALAARIACPADLATVPLLHVADVSEDWTAWAAAAGLPPSALDDGLKRGLRLDAIHMAVDAAVRGLGVIIGRRPTVDPELASGQLVEVMGPRLRAKSAYWLVTAQDSLRRPEVAAFRAWMRAEFAQGQ from the coding sequence ATGGCCTACCGACTGCCACCCCTGAACACCCTGCGCCTGTTCGAAGCCGCCGGCCGCCACCAGAGCTTCAAGGCGGCGGCGGAGGAACTGCACCTGACTCCCAGCGCGGTCAGCCACGGCATCCAGACGCTGGAGGAGTGGCTGGGGGTGGAGCTGTTCCTGCGCGGCAACCGCAGCCTGTCGCTGACCCCCGCCGGCCACGCCTATCTGCCCCGAGTCCGTGAAGCGCTGCAATCGCTGGCGCTGGCGACGGAGAGCGTGCCGGGCCGCGCGCCCAGCGGAAGGCTGTCGGTCAGCGCCGCCCCGACCTTCGCCCTGCGCTGGCTGATTCCCCGCCTGCCCGCCTTCCAGGAGCGTCACCCCGCGATCACGGTGGCGCTGGACACCGCCCACCGGGTGGTCGAGTTCCCCCGCGACGGCATCGACGCCGGCATCCGGCTGGGCCGCGGCGACTGGCCCGGTCTGGCCGCGCTGAAGCTGATGGAGGAGGACCTTGTTCCGGTGGCCGCACCCGCCCTGGCGGCGCGCATCGCCTGCCCCGCCGACCTCGCCACCGTCCCGCTGCTCCACGTCGCCGATGTTTCGGAGGACTGGACCGCCTGGGCCGCGGCCGCGGGCTTGCCCCCGTCGGCGCTGGACGACGGGCTGAAGCGCGGGTTGCGGCTGGACGCCATCCACATGGCGGTGGACGCTGCGGTGCGTGGGCTGGGCGTCATCATCGGACGGCGCCCGACCGTCGACCCGGAACTGGCGTCCGGCCAGCTGGTCGAGGTGATGGGGCCGCGTCTGCGCGCGAAAAGCGCCTATTGGCTGGTCACCGCCCAGGACAGCCTGCGCCGCCCGGAGGTCGCCGCCTTCCGGGCGTGGATGCGGGCGGAGTTCGCCCAGGGGCAATGA
- a CDS encoding DUF1127 domain-containing protein: MTLHVFPRTGPPQARLRTLLAWIARTREERRQRAELLSLSDHELRDIGITRYDALTEARKGLWR, encoded by the coding sequence ATGACACTGCACGTCTTCCCCCGCACCGGGCCGCCACAGGCCCGCCTCCGCACCCTGCTGGCCTGGATCGCCCGCACCCGGGAGGAGCGCCGCCAGCGCGCCGAACTGCTGTCCCTGTCCGATCACGAGTTGCGGGACATCGGCATCACCCGCTACGACGCCCTCACCGAGGCGCGCAAAGGGCTATGGCGGTGA
- a CDS encoding low molecular weight protein-tyrosine-phosphatase, producing the protein MVKVLFVCTGNICRSPTAEGVFRDRVRQAGLAGRIGTDSAGTHSYHVGEAPDPRSRRAAKDRGVDLSDLRARKVTTADFADFDYILAMDGGHLAQLRRMAPADSRATVALFLDYAPDAPKREVPDPYYGEGLHFTEVLDLCEAGAKGLLEAIRRDHL; encoded by the coding sequence ATGGTCAAGGTCCTGTTCGTGTGCACGGGCAACATCTGCCGGTCGCCCACCGCGGAAGGTGTGTTCCGCGACCGGGTTCGGCAAGCCGGTTTGGCGGGCCGCATCGGCACCGATTCGGCGGGCACCCACAGCTATCATGTGGGGGAGGCGCCCGACCCGCGCAGCCGGCGCGCCGCCAAGGACCGCGGGGTGGATCTGTCGGACCTGCGCGCCCGCAAGGTGACCACGGCGGACTTCGCCGACTTCGATTACATCCTGGCGATGGACGGCGGGCATCTGGCGCAGTTGCGGCGCATGGCCCCGGCGGACAGCCGGGCGACGGTTGCCCTGTTCCTCGACTATGCCCCCGACGCGCCGAAGCGCGAGGTGCCCGATCCCTATTACGGCGAGGGGCTGCACTTCACCGAGGTGCTGGACCTCTGCGAGGCCGGGGCGAAGGGGCTGCTGGAGGCGATCCGGCGGGACCATCTGTAA
- the cobB gene encoding Sir2 family NAD+-dependent deacetylase, protein MTIANHLKPTDSIVILTGAGISKESGLDTFRCADGIWAKVDLEDVATPEGFARDPVLVHRFYNDRRRGLRDPAVQPNAAHRALAELERRWKGDLLLVTQNIDDLHERAGSHTLIHMHGELNAVFCRHCRSKVENWTHDLSVEDVCPSCARKGGMRPDVVWFGEMPYQMERIYRALGACDLFVSIGTSGNVYPAAGFVAEARNAGAMTVELNLEPSAGASLFADSVNGPATELVPAFVSELLSL, encoded by the coding sequence ATGACCATCGCCAATCATCTCAAACCGACCGACTCCATCGTCATCCTGACCGGGGCCGGCATTTCCAAGGAATCCGGCCTGGACACCTTCCGCTGCGCCGACGGCATCTGGGCCAAGGTCGATCTGGAGGACGTCGCCACGCCGGAGGGCTTTGCCCGCGACCCGGTGCTGGTCCACCGCTTCTACAACGACCGGCGGCGGGGCCTGCGCGACCCCGCGGTGCAGCCGAACGCCGCCCATCGGGCGTTGGCCGAGCTGGAGCGTCGCTGGAAAGGCGACCTGCTGCTGGTCACCCAGAACATCGACGACCTGCACGAGCGCGCCGGGTCGCACACGCTGATCCACATGCATGGGGAGCTGAACGCGGTCTTCTGCCGCCACTGCCGCAGCAAGGTGGAGAACTGGACCCACGACCTGTCGGTGGAGGACGTTTGCCCGTCCTGCGCCCGCAAGGGCGGCATGCGCCCCGACGTGGTGTGGTTCGGCGAGATGCCCTACCAGATGGAGCGGATCTACCGCGCGCTGGGCGCCTGCGACCTGTTCGTGTCCATCGGCACCTCCGGCAACGTCTACCCCGCCGCCGGCTTCGTGGCCGAGGCGCGCAACGCCGGCGCCATGACGGTGGAGCTGAACCTGGAACCGTCGGCAGGCGCCAGCCTGTTCGCGGACTCCGTCAACGGCCCGGCGACCGAGCTGGTCCCGGCCTTCGTGAGCGAGCTGTTGAGCCTTTGA
- a CDS encoding uracil-DNA glycosylase family protein → MSGDLESLFEQARACRLCAGVLPHGCRPVLRGSQSARLLIVGQAPGARVHASGIPWNDPSGDRLRQWLAMDRAAFYDESRIAIVPMGLCYPGTAPKGGDYPPRPECAPLWHPPLRAALTGVRLTLLVGSYAQAHYLGNRRRRTMTDTVAAWRDYLPEYLPLPHPSWRNTAWLKKNPWFDAELVPALRRRVAGALGALDG, encoded by the coding sequence TTGAGCGGTGACCTGGAGAGCCTGTTCGAACAGGCCCGCGCCTGCCGGCTGTGCGCGGGGGTGTTGCCGCACGGCTGCCGTCCGGTGCTGCGCGGCAGCCAGTCCGCCCGCCTGCTGATCGTCGGGCAGGCGCCGGGCGCGCGGGTGCACGCCAGCGGCATTCCCTGGAACGACCCGTCCGGCGACCGGCTGCGCCAGTGGCTGGCCATGGACCGCGCGGCCTTCTACGACGAGAGCCGGATCGCCATCGTCCCCATGGGGCTCTGCTACCCCGGCACGGCGCCGAAGGGCGGCGATTACCCGCCGCGCCCGGAATGCGCTCCGCTCTGGCACCCGCCGCTGCGCGCCGCCCTGACCGGGGTGCGGCTGACCCTGCTGGTCGGCAGCTACGCCCAGGCCCATTATCTGGGAAACCGCCGCCGGCGGACGATGACCGACACGGTGGCGGCGTGGCGGGATTACCTGCCGGAGTACCTGCCCCTGCCACACCCGAGCTGGCGCAACACCGCCTGGCTGAAGAAGAACCCCTGGTTCGACGCGGAGCTGGTGCCCGCGCTCCGCCGCCGCGTGGCGGGCGCCCTGGGCGCCCTGGACGGCTGA
- a CDS encoding metallopeptidase family protein — protein sequence MAEDALETIPRELLAPIANLSIHVEDFPDEETEREMELESPFDLLGLYRGVDMTRQSVADLRSGPDMIFLYRRPILDYWCETGEDLFAIVRHVLIHEIGHHFGLSDEDMERIEAMEG from the coding sequence ATGGCCGAGGACGCGCTGGAGACGATTCCGCGGGAACTCCTGGCTCCCATCGCCAATCTGTCGATCCATGTCGAGGATTTCCCCGACGAGGAGACCGAGCGCGAGATGGAGCTGGAAAGCCCCTTCGATCTGCTCGGCCTCTATCGGGGCGTCGATATGACGCGGCAGAGCGTCGCCGACCTGCGCAGCGGGCCGGACATGATCTTCCTCTACCGCCGCCCGATCCTGGACTACTGGTGCGAGACGGGCGAGGACCTGTTCGCCATCGTCCGCCACGTCCTGATCCACGAGATCGGCCACCATTTCGGCCTGTCGGACGAGGATATGGAGCGCATCGAGGCCATGGAGGGGTGA
- a CDS encoding 4a-hydroxytetrahydrobiopterin dehydratase translates to MSDKLVGAKRQTALKELHGWAEVLERDAIRKTYHFPDFPAAWGFMSQVALLAERTNHHPEWFNDMGRVEIILCTRSADGLTQADVDFAHRVDQIAPNRDR, encoded by the coding sequence ATGTCGGACAAGCTGGTGGGTGCCAAGCGGCAGACCGCGCTGAAGGAACTGCATGGCTGGGCGGAGGTGCTGGAGCGCGACGCGATCCGCAAGACCTACCATTTTCCCGACTTCCCCGCCGCCTGGGGCTTCATGAGCCAAGTCGCCCTGCTGGCGGAGCGGACGAACCACCATCCGGAATGGTTCAACGACATGGGCCGGGTGGAGATCATCCTGTGCACCCGCAGCGCCGACGGCCTGACCCAGGCCGACGTCGATTTCGCCCACCGGGTGGACCAGATCGCCCCGAACCGCGACCGCTGA
- the modD gene encoding ModD protein — MLVLSDAALDALLAQDVPYGDLTTDSLGIAAAPARIRFTARGAMVLAGTEEAARLIEKAGGTVTSVRPSGTAVEAGVPFLEGHGPAGALHRGWKVAQTLVEYASGIASRARRIVEAAPGVTVACTRKNFPGAKDLSVKAVLAGGAVMHRLGLSETILVFPEHRAFLSGSPETWIADLRRRAPEKKIVVEVDTVADAIAFAQAGADVLQLEKRPPEEARAVVEATRGLPHPPVVAAAGGVTEDNAAAYAAAGCPLLVTTAPFFGRPADVKVVLEPA, encoded by the coding sequence ATGCTCGTCCTGTCCGATGCCGCGCTCGACGCGCTTCTCGCCCAGGACGTTCCCTACGGCGACCTGACCACCGACTCGCTGGGCATCGCCGCCGCCCCGGCGCGCATCCGGTTCACGGCGCGCGGCGCCATGGTGCTGGCCGGGACGGAGGAAGCCGCCCGCCTGATCGAGAAGGCCGGCGGCACGGTGACGTCCGTCCGGCCCAGCGGCACGGCGGTGGAGGCCGGGGTCCCCTTTCTGGAGGGGCACGGCCCGGCGGGTGCCCTGCACCGCGGCTGGAAGGTGGCGCAGACGCTGGTCGAATACGCCTCCGGCATCGCCTCCCGCGCCCGCCGCATCGTGGAGGCCGCCCCCGGCGTGACCGTCGCCTGCACCCGCAAGAACTTCCCCGGCGCCAAGGACCTGTCGGTCAAGGCGGTGCTGGCCGGCGGAGCGGTGATGCACCGGCTGGGCCTGTCGGAAACGATCCTGGTCTTCCCCGAACACCGCGCCTTCCTGTCCGGATCGCCGGAGACCTGGATTGCCGACCTGCGCCGCCGGGCGCCGGAAAAGAAGATCGTGGTGGAGGTCGACACGGTGGCGGACGCCATCGCCTTCGCCCAGGCCGGGGCCGACGTGCTGCAACTGGAGAAGCGCCCGCCGGAGGAGGCCCGCGCCGTGGTCGAGGCGACGCGCGGCCTGCCGCACCCGCCGGTCGTCGCGGCGGCGGGTGGGGTGACGGAGGACAACGCGGCGGCCTACGCCGCCGCCGGCTGCCCGCTGCTGGTCACCACCGCCCCCTTCTTCGGGCGCCCGGCGGATGTGAAGGTGGTTCTGGAACCGGCGTGA